A region of the Amycolatopsis sp. cg13 genome:
ACGGCTTTTCCAGCTGTACCACCGCATTCGGCTCTTCGACACCCGCCGCCATGATGCCGCGCGGACGGCCGAGCTTGACGCTCCTCGCCACCTGATGCACGCCGTTGGCGAGCAGCGCGGACGCGAGCGTGTCGCCCGGGTGTCCGCTGAGGACGCGCCCGTCGAAGGTGAAGTGGAGCAAGGTGTCGCGGTCGACGTGGCCGCCGCTGGGGAGGCGGAAGGTCATGGGATCACCGGCCGGGGTTCGTCGAGGCGGTAGACCGCCGCGAGTTCGTGGGTGCGGGTGTCGCGGACGGCGTTGAACCAGCGGCGGCAGCCCGCGCTGTGCGTCCAGCGCTCGGCGAGCGGACCGCTTGGGTTGGCGCGGAAGAAGACGTACTTCGCCCAGTCCTCGTCGGACAGCGCCGCCGGTTCCTGCGGGTACGCGACGTGGGCTTGGCCGCCGTAGTGGAATTCGGTCTCCTCGCGGGGACCGCACCAGGGGCAGGGAATCAGCTGCACAGTGGCTCCTAATGCGCGACGGCGGCGGCACCGTGCTCGTCGACGAGCGCGCCGGTGGTGAACCGGTCGAGGGTGAAGGGTTCGGCGTACGGATGCGGTTTGCCCTTCGCGACGGTGTGCGCGAAGCAGTCGCCGACGCCCGGCGTGGCCTTGAACCCGCCGGTCCCCCAGCCGCAGTTGAGGTACAGGCTCTCCACCGGGGTCAGCCCGACGATCGGCGAGGCGTCCGGGGTCACGTCGACGATGCCCGCCCAGGTCCGCAGCAGGTGCGCCCGCGCGAACACCGGGAACAGCTCCAGCGCGGCGGCCATCTGGT
Encoded here:
- a CDS encoding sarcosine oxidase subunit delta, which codes for MQLIPCPWCGPREETEFHYGGQAHVAYPQEPAALSDEDWAKYVFFRANPSGPLAERWTHSAGCRRWFNAVRDTRTHELAAVYRLDEPRPVIP